The Erigeron canadensis isolate Cc75 chromosome 4, C_canadensis_v1, whole genome shotgun sequence genome window below encodes:
- the LOC122596344 gene encoding probable xyloglucan endotransglucosylase/hydrolase protein 26, giving the protein MAVSRALFMVVYVFAIAFHSCVVDGKFSKSMYFNWGAHHSSISGNGDDLQLVLDQTSGSGIQSKRAFLFGSIEMLIKLVPGNSAGTVTAYYLSSTGAKHDEIDFEFLGNSTGEPYTVHTNIFTQGQGNREQQFKLWFDPTANYHNYTIHWNPTEVVWFVDSIPVRVFRNYQSEGIGYPNQQGMRVYSSLWNADNWATRGGLVKIDWTAAPFVANYRRFRARACKWNGPVSITQCAISSRASWWTSSVYKQLTMSQQGQLKWVRDNYMIYNYCTDIKRFKGQIPPECSKPQF; this is encoded by the exons ATGGCAGTTTCTCGAGCTTTGTTCATGGTCGTTTATGTGTTTGCAATTGCATTCCATTCTTGCGTGGTTGACGGGAAGTTCTCAAAAAGCATGTACTTCAATTGGGGTGCTCACCATTCTTCAATATCAGGCAATGGTGATGATCTTCAGCTTGTTTTGGACCAAACTTCAG GATCAGGTATCCAATCAAAGAGGGCCTTCCTATTTGGAAGCATCGAAATGCTAATCAAGTTGGTTCCAGGGAACTCTGCGGGAACTGTAACCGCATATTAT TTGTCTTCTACGGGTGCCAAGCATGATGAGATCGACTTTGAGTTCTTGGGGAACTCGACAGGAGAACCTTACACGGTGCACACAAACATATTTACTCAAGGTCAGGGTAACAGAGAGCAACAGTTCAAATTATGGTTTGACCCGACTGCCAATTATCACAACTACACCATTCACTGGAACCCTACAGAAGTTGT ATGGTTCGTTGATAGCATTCCTGTTAGAGTCTTCAGAAACTATCAGAGTGAAGGGATTGGTTACCCTAATCAACAAGGTATGCGAGTGTACTCCAGTTTGTGGAATGCCGATAACTGGGCTACAAGAGGTGGTCTGGTCAAAATAGACTGGACGGCTGCACCTTTTGTAGCTAACTACCGTAGGTTCAGGGCTAGAGCTTGTAAGTGGAATGGGCCAGTAAGTATTACCCAGTGTGCCATTTCCAGCCGAGCCAGCTGGTGGACATCTTCTGTTTACAAGCAACTTACAATGAGTCAACAGGGGCAGCTCAAATGGGTTAGAGATAACTACATGATCTACAACTACTGCACCGATATCAAGCGTTTTAAAGGTCAAATTCCACCAGAATGCTCCAAGCCACAATTTTAG